The following DNA comes from Eretmochelys imbricata isolate rEreImb1 chromosome 2, rEreImb1.hap1, whole genome shotgun sequence.
tctgtggaCCAGATCCACAGTTGGTGCAAACAAGCACTGCTCCTGGGCCCAttggagttacactagtgtaagtgagaagaCAATCCAAATCCATAGTCCTGTTCCCACAGCATTTACAGTCTAAGAGCTCTATCCTACAAAGAACTGCTTAAGTGATTTACAGGGTAAGTCCCTTTGATAGATAATGAACGGACCCGGGAAAATGGAGGGGGATCACGGTAAAATCATGCTATTTAATTGGTTAGGGTTAGCTTGGACtttgttggttccaggatattttAATAGTTGTAATATGGAATgcctgggttttttttcaaatattaaatttTCTGTGATAATGTAGCCTCTGGAAAGTGGGAAAGTTGGTTCATATTTTCATATATTGCTGTAGTACGTCTTTTTTTAATGACTTTGAAGAAACAGACATGATTAGATACATAAGCACATAGAACTGTAAGTTTTTTTTTGGCTGTGCTGTCTCATAGGACTAAAGAGAACaatatttaattttccttttgctAGTTCTTGGATATCTATGTTAAGTGGACAATTCAAGAAACCGCTCCCCCAAAGTACCTCCATTATGACCCAGTGACATCTCGCCAACTGATGTGTGACCTGTGCTCTCCAGGAACCTATGTAAAACAGCACTGTACAGCTACAAAAAAGACTGAATGTGCACCATGTCCAGATCAGTACTACGCAGAGGACTGGAACAGCAATGATGAATGCCAGTACTGCAATGTAGTGTGCAAAGAGCTGCAGTATGTGAAGCAAGAATGCAACAGTACACAGAACCGCATCTGTGAATGTATTGAAGGGAGATACCTTGAGCTAGAATTTTGTTTAAGGCACACAGAATGTCCTCCTGGATTTGGTGTAGTACAACCAGGTATGTATTTGCTTTCAATATGCAACAGAATTAATTAGAGCTGTACAAAGCATTAAAGACTTGTGGCACTAAAAGATTAGGAAACAAGcttgtctagatgaaattacagACTAATAAACGGCAAAGCTAATGCAACCTGTTACCATTGTGACATTGCTTTGGACTATAGCCAAAGGAACATTTCTCAGTGGAATACTCTGCTCCTACTGAATATGTAACTTAACGGTAGTACAAATGTAGCAAATTGCACTCTAATGAGAAACATGATGGATAGCCTCTTTTAAAGGAACATTATCTGGGATACAGTATTTCTGTTCTTTCATTTTGAAATCTGCTGTTTCAAGCCACTGTGTATCTTGACAAACACCAGAAGCATTAACTGATACAGCACCAAGAGCATAATTATAACAATATCAGTGTAGCTCTAGAGTCAGAGCAAAACGTGGTAATAATTAATTACCAATGCCCTAAATGGGAACTGCAAGAGAAACCATTATTATTATCATCCAAAGACCAGCCAACTACTTCTTTGTCAGACAAGCTGGTAACATGCTGTATGTCTGGGAGGGATAAAGGCTGTAGCAATGTTGTTTCCGTGGagcattttcttcattttagaCAAAATAAATTGTTAAGACTAAGTTCTTgtcttgaaacaaaatattttgtcatcCTGCAAATGATGTGGCCCAGTGTCGTGCCAACATTGAATGTGGTCTAAAAGAAATGGAAGCTGGCATTCTGACTAATCATAGTTACACCATATCCTGCATGTTACTGCATAGATCCATATGGCATTTAAATTGTTTCATGGGCTCTGATTGTGCAACAGTATCTGTGTGCACAGACTTCTATGCCTTTGTTGAATCCCACTGAATTTTGGGTGTAGAGATCCATGCAGGCAAAATCTATGGATTTCTGGGTATAAGGATCCATGCAGGTTTGGGGCCATAGTTAGTATCACTGTTAACTGTGAAACTCTAGTAGCAGAAAAACAAAGGATAATGAACAGGAATTTCACAAGTAGTTAGCATTGGCCTACCTCTATTCCTGTTGAAGCCAGTGACAGTTATattattgacctcagtgggagcagagttaggccccCAGTGAGTATGTTTAAAAGAAGTGAGCTGAGGGCCCAAGTGGACCCAAAGTTTGAACATTCAGCTCCTTACGGATTTGGTATAAAAATCAGCCTTCCTAGCACTGAGTAATTATTTTGGAGTCTGTATTATTGTGTGTTCCACCTGAACAAAGGTGTCAATGTATGCTGTATGGTTGTGGATGATGTAGATAAACAGCAGGGTTTTATATGTGACCAGCAATGTGGGTGTATTTCTACTTTTTATGCAACAGAAAAGGGGGTTAAAGAGTTATTGTAGATTCCTGGTGGTGCTGTCCATATCTGCCCTGATTGATGTGGCTGTGCTGTGCATACTAGATTAAACAATTCAGTCTAGTAATCCATCAGTCAAGTAATTTGTcctttattaaaacaaagaaactgttTCTGACAGTAGCAGTAGCAGATTCACATGGCTATGATGTAGCCATGGTTGCCATAGAAGAGACTTCTTTCTTCAGTGGTCCCTTGCAAGTCACCTTCCTGTGAGTCAGTATGGGAGGATTTAGACTTCCTAAATCCCTCAAAATTGCATCTTCCAACCTCATTTGTGGTCAGTCCTGTGCTCTGCTTCCTTTGACCTCAGACCTACAAAGCTTCTGTAAAAGTGTATCTTCTGCACATTGGATATAATTCCATCATTGCTGTCATCTTGTTCTCAACTGGTGCAAGACTGCAACTTGCCAGGATTCTCTAAGTATCTCCTTGTTTGTGACAAAATCAAACCAATGGCTGTTAAGAATATGCCATAATTTCAGTATAATTTTTTATACTGAAAGCTATTTAGTTTCCTCTCCCTAGTTGTTTTTAACCGCCATGTTTCTGCTCCATACAACAATTGTCATCACTACTGCATTGAACACTCATATCTTAGTTGTCACACAGATATCCTGCTGCCCAAACagaggtctttgaagatgctcaAATGCCACTGATGAAAGAATGATCCACCGTGTAACCTCTTCAGCTATTGAACCTCCTGCGGTCAACCAGCTACCCAAATAGACAAAACTATTCACTCATTCAGTCTATTGCCATCGACATACAACATCAGCAGGTCattcatttccattttatagGAGGTATGCCTAGCTTTGGTTTATCACCATTGATCTTAAATCCCATAGATTCTGCAGTTAGTTGCAGCTCTTCCAGCAGTAGCTGTAGTTGGTCAGTAGTCTCTCCAAGTAAGGCAATTTCACTGACATACTCAAGATCCcctaaagatgaatctttaagtTTCACACCTTCTACTTTGGCCTCAAGCAGCTTTGTCATCAGATTTTCTATTAGAACATTAAATAATATAGATGAGAGACCACATCCCTGGAGTACTCCTGATTCTTCTGAAAACCAGTCTGTAATATAACCGTTGATCCTCAGACAGCTAAATTTATACTGGTACAGGTCCTCCACTAGGCCCACTAAGTCCTCAGGCACTCCATACTGGTATAGTAGTATCCATAATTCTGATCAATACACTGGGTCAAAAGCAGTTACAAAGTCTATACATGAGATGTTAACTTCCTTTGGTCACTCTAGTCATTTTCAATAACATTTCGCAGAacgtcaagtatcagaggggtagccgtgttagtctggatctgtaaaagcagcaaagagtcctgtggcaccttatagactaacagacgtattggagcataagctttcgtgggtgaatacgtctgttagtttataaggtgccacaggactctgctgaTTTCGCAGAACGTATATTGCATGGACTGCAGGTTGAACTGTAAAGAAACCTCGTGGTTTTTTGGTTGAGATAGTATTTCAGTTAGTTCAGTAGTATGATCATAAACACCTTCCCTGGGACTGACAACAACAACATTTCCCTATAATTTGAgcaagctgatttaaaaaaaaaaaagaagaacagAGAGTGATGCAGccatttttccaatcttctggaatgtGATCAGTTTCCCAAACTTTAAAGACAACTCTGAAGCCAATGAACTAAATCCAGGCCTCCTCTCATTAGCTGTTCTGATGAAGTATTGTCAAGACCAGGTGCTTTATCTGTTTGACCATAAGCATCACTTCTTCTAATGTCACCAGCCTGTTTTCTACAGGGTTCATTTTTGGATTAAGTTAAAGGTTATGCCTTGATGGGGATCTGTTCACTAATTCACAATAATGCTCATGCCAATGCTTAAGTGCATCAATATCGTGACAGAACTCTCCATTTTTGTTCTTAACTGGAAGAAGCTGTGAGAACAGATGTCCCATTAGGATTTCAAAGTGTCAAAGACACATTTCTGATCATGTCTTTTAGAGGCTTCCTCAGTTCACTGTGCCATATGAGTCCACCATTGCTTACAATCACTTTGACAAGCCCTCGTGACTACTTGTTCAAGACATTTCTTTTCCTGTATTGCCCATTTCCTCTCCTCATCACTGACTCAGCTCTGACTTTCCAGTGCATCCATTCTGCAATGCACCTCTTTTTTTTCCTATAATTTGATGGTATCATCTGTAATCCAGTGTTGCTTTTTCATTCTCCTTAGTCCCAGTTGTTCTCCAGCAGTCTTTGTGATAGAATCCCGAAATAAAGAATCCCGTTCTTCTTTCACGGTACACAACTGGTTACCCAATATACAATATTTGTTGGAAATCGCTACCATGTAGCTATTAACAATTACTTCAACATGAAACTTATCAACATTGAAGCATTTCAATGCAATACATACATGTCTCTGGCACTTTATTAAACAGAACATCATTGTTGCTATTAGGAGCAAATCAATACTCCTAAATACACATACATCCCAGAGGAGTTTAGTCAAGAGTGTCTGAACTAGAATGTGATCCAAGGTTTTATTGTCACCCAATTGATATCAAAATGTATACATATGGCAATTCTTGTGCTTAAACCAGATACCATTAAAATAGTCCAATATCTTGATAGTAGCTGATAAAATAATGCAGATTAAGACACAGGACCGGCAGTCAGAAGATATAGGTTGTATTCCCAATTCTGCTATAGTTTCCTGTATGATCTTCAGGCAAATCATTCAACCTCTCTGTGGCTCATTTTCCTAATTTGTAGACTGGAGTAATAATGGTCACCTCTTACACAATATGTTCTTTGGCTTAACACGCTAATGTTTGTCAAGAACTTCatgatccttggatggaaggtatTATAGAAACGTGCAGTAATAAGAATAGAGGCAGGTACAAACTTGAGATTGGTTACTGCCTGGAGAAGAGAATGAAGGGAAGGAGACACAGGAAAACAAAGGAATGTCTCAGAAATAAATCTTTTTCAACTGTAATGCCCCAATCTCCAAAGTTGCAGAACTGCTTTCCATGTCATGCTCATACAGAAAGAGGCAAGAGATTAAATATCGTAGGAGCATTAGCTGAAACTTTTAGAGCTACACTATTCGTTGGTATGCAGATTGCAGAAGCATTGCTAGATAAGAAGTTTGATGTAGTGGCTTTTACAGCTAGGTTAGAAACAAGAGTCAAGGGGCCTGAAACAAAGTACATAAGGATGTCGATTTGAAAGACTCACAAAAGAAGTCTGAGTTGTGTGGGAAGCCTGCTTACTATAGCCATCAAAGGATAATAAAATAATGGCTAACAAAACTGAAGTCATCAATCCAAGACCAAGCCAAATGTGTTAGGCTTCCAGAAGAAGACAAATGATCTTATCACATAATCTTTTGGAGGGATGGGTTCCCAAACTACAGAAGAGTGCATCAACTAAATGGCAAGTTGGCCTCAAACAAGAAACAGAGATACAGACTCTGGCAACACAATAACTTTTATAATCTTCAGGTTTTTAAGACAAGGTAATTGCTGGAAAACATAAAAACAGTGAACCAAATTTTGTTCTCAGTTACATCTATGCAACATCACTGAACACAATGTGtttgtactggtgtaactgagggtGGAGTGTGGCCTTAGTCTATCAAAAATATGCCTCATAATCAGATATGGAAACAATGTGGTTCAGTGGCTGGGATGCAGGCTGGAGAATCTGAATCTGACTACTGCTCCCAGTTGCCACTGCCTcagtgtaaccttgggcaaatcacttaacctctctgcttctcagtttccatatctgttactgcagataaaggacaattaaccatctttgtaaagtgctttgagatccattgaAGTATAGCACTATAAAATTAAGTATATTTTTCTTCCATGATCTTAGTCCTGGCACCCAGGCTACGAGGCATGCATTGGTGGCACTATAAATCTTTCTGTGGCAAGGGAATCAAAGCAGAGGTCACCCTGCTGGCCAAATATTATCTACACCATCAAAGCATATTTATTCTGGGAAGTGATCCTACTGTCAGACTATTAGACGCTGTTAATTTAGCAGCCATCCAAGAGAACTCATTGCACATTATTTGTTTCTTTTGGATACAAAAGGACCTCACCTTCTCTGGGACTGTTCCTATATTTATACTATAGTATATATAGCCTCTTTGTCCTACAAAATTGATTCTGGCAACTGGAAATttcttattttaatgtattttgtaaACTGATCAGATTGTTTCTCACACTGGTGCTCTCTGGTCTGTTTAGTTCTTGTACTTTACTAAGGTTTGCTATTTTGTAGTTTTAATAACATATGCCTCTTACTTTTGAAATTCATTTTAACTAGAATATGAGTTCCTTCGAAGGACTGATAAGGAACTAGAATTGGGCCAAAATTAGAACCCCAAAAGCAAAAGTACCTTCAGATTGCAAAGAAGAACAGGAATTTAATCTGTCGACCTAAATCAGCTATTATATCTTTGATTCTAGGTCAGATCAAAACTACATGGGGCTTGTTTTCTGGTTTGGGTATGGATGCAATTGAAATCACACAGTAACATCTATTCTCAGGTCATTTCACCCCAAAATGACAGAAATTACATGAGATCACCTGATCGTGCAACGTTTCTGCCATTTTGGACCATTTTGCAAGAACAATCTTTGAGATCTGATCCTGTCAAATCCAAACCAAGCCTTCGCCACTCTCTGCACTATGGTGCCCAATAATGTGGCAGGCTTCCTAGGAGAAATCCACTTGGGAGTTAATGCAGATCAAAGCAGTGTTAGCTCTCACTGTGCACCTGCTATTCCCCTCAAGCGGGCACCAGGGGGACAGTCAATGGCAGCACAAATTCTAAGTGAGGGAGGCTGGAGGAGCAGTGCACCAGAGGTGCCATACTGCTTTAACCATGTAGAACCTAGGACTTTGCTGGGTTTCCAGATCACCCACCCTACTCCTTTCCcattcagaggaagatgcagaagaaactctgcaacctacTGGAGTTTCCATGTACTTTGTCCCCTCCTGCAAGTATTTCTGGGAATGAGGAAAATCTATCTCCATCTCCCAAAATATGGAGATGCTAATCTCTTTGGAAGGAACAACCTGAAAAAGCAGCATATCTATGGTAGGGGAAAGTCCACCAGAAATTCTCTTAGCAATGGTAGTTGATGCCCAATCATCTGAAACGTGCAGATCTCTGTCAGTTGGACTTTCATATTGTTTACGGCAGCTGTCATTGCATAATATTAGcagattaaaaaggaaaatctCTATGTAGCCTTCTGTGGTGCATTATTCTGTCACTATCTTTTAGAGGGTTGGCTATTGCAAAATTAATTTCTATTAAGTAATTGCACAGAATCACTTTTGAAGTTAAGATATGAACAAGGAGAGCTCTTGCTCTCCTGCACATGTTTTTACTCATTATCTAGTGAAAGCAGAAGTTCTGCGTTTGAGTATATATAAATATACTCTTTATTTCTTGGCTACTTGAAAACTCAGAGATTCATATCCTTTTGTTTCTAAGCAAGTCTTAGAAATGTAAAATTGTAGCAAAGGTGGATTTGCTTATTTTTACGCAAACCTCTGTGCATTTAGCTTTTACAGCAAGTACTCCTAAAATACACTAGATGGAGGCATTTTCAAATGCAAATATAGTCCTCAATTCCAGTAAAGAATTGAATAATAGACTATAgacttcagaggggtagccatgttagtctgtatcagcaaaaacaacgaggagtccttgtgttgccttagagactaacaaatttatttgggcataagttctcgtgggctataacccacttcatcagatgcatcacgccatgcatctgatgaagtgggttataacccacgaaagcttatgcccaaataaatttgttagtctctaaggtgccacaaggactcctcgttgtttagaCTACCGActaatagactttaaggtcagaagggaccgtgtCTTTAAGTGCATCCTTATTCAATGACGCATTTACTCATGTGTTTGACTTTGGGCATATACTTAAGTCCCATTGGTGTCAAggagacttaagcatgtgcttaaagttaagaccATGCTTAAATACTTAGCTGAATAGGAATATACTGCTGAATTGGGGATATATTGTATGAGCTTTGATTTGAACCAGAATTTTCCTTTGATAGACTCTTCATAGTAGCTGCCTGGCTTAAGTTTCATACATTAATTTTCTCCCTTTCAGTCAATGTGGTGCAGTAATGTTCCATGTTGTCTCAGTTCTTTAACTGTGGGACAATAAATATTCTTTATAACAGCAGTTAGGGCAAATACTGTCTATATACTTTTCCTGATCATACATAATTATTAGATATTAGGCAAGTATAGAATAATATAATCAATCCAAGAAAGAAGGGTCAATATGTAATCTTGAATTTACCATGTCACTGAACAACAACTTACTTTTAAAGGCTTTGGAAACTCATTTAGATTATGCAATGGCATAATTTGTTATAACTTTGGAAATTCATATTTGAGagattaaaaatatgtattggaGAAACTTCCACAAATATGCATATATAAAGGAAGTGAGGAAAGTCACAATGGATGAATGGTTTTAATTTAAAGGCCAATATGTAAACTGTATTCAAATTATATtacagaacacacacaaaaagaagaaTCTGCCTGCAACAGATTTAAAGAAATGGGCTGAATTCTACTCAGTTACAAACAGAGTAATTTATTTTAGTGATTGTCTGCACAGATGTAAtggagcagaatttggaccaATGTTTTGTGCCCTTTAATTGATTCTCAGAAAAAAATGTATATGGAGGAAAATTGAAGGTCAGACACCTTTTGTAAACATTTGAATAAAGTCAAGTTATCTGGTGCTAATTTACAAATGTATGCAAGGGTGAGAAGCcagtgtgtttaaaaatattatttaacataCTTCTGTAGCATGAGCATCTGAATTTGagagaaaagttttcaaaattatACAAATATCTTCCAAGTGAGTGTTCAAGTAGGAACGAGAAAGCATGAAAATCCGAAGTCATGGTTTattttttgctattttctttCCTGGTGCACAAAAACTCACACACAATATGTATCTTTTATAAAAGatagtgggttttgtttttcGAAAGGCACCCCTGAGAGTGACACCATTTGCCAGAGATGTCCAGAAGGATTCTTCTCAAATGAAACTTCATCCAAAGCAGCCTGCCAAAAACACACAAACTGCAGTGCACCAAGTCATAAAATAGCACTGAAGGGCAATGCGATTCATGACAATGTGTGTCATGAAAACACGGACACATCAACTCAAAAATGTGGAATAGGTATGTATAATACCAACGTGTAGTGTAAGTATCCCAACAAGCATTATTAAAATGGGATTAGCAATGGCTAtgataaaaattattaaaactgttaggggctcagatactacggtgatgggaAAACTTTAAAATCTAGTTACTGTCGATTAGATGATATAGAAGGGGTAAGAAGCATATATTTCATAGCTCTAAAGACCAGTCCCTTATTTTAAACAtggttttaaaatagtttttcttacAATTCTGGACCCTCTATGTTTTGTTAGGGACAAACAATTTCAGAAGAATTCAGACACTTGCTGGGATCATCTTGGCTTATTTCACCCAATCAATTCCCTATCATTGCAGGGGCCTCGGGCGTTGGTGTACCTTGGTCCCTTTTGTTATGTGCTTGTGGCGCACAATAGTTTAACCTCTCCTGAAAGCTGTAATTCTAGTCTATCCAGGTTATTGGGGTCAGTGCAGGAGTAACTGGGTGGGGATTAGTGTgtcctgtgatgtgcaggaaaTCAGCCTAGATGATCTGCTGGCCCCTTCTAGCCTTCACTTCCAGGACTTAACCTATCTTTTTCTCTCTGATTTGTTTTCAGATGTAACCCTATGCGAGGAAGCACTTTTCAGGTTTGCTGTTCCAGAAAAACTCACCCCTAACTGGCTGAATGTACTAACGGACGGTTTGCCTGGGACAAAGATTAATGCAGAAAATATAGAAAGGATTAAACAAAAACGTAGTTCTCAAGAACAGATGTTCCAACTGTTGAAATTATggaagcagcaaaacaaagaacaGGATATGGTCAAGAAGATCATTCAAGGTAATTCAGACAGCGTAGCAAACACATTTAGAAGTAACTTTTCAAATAGCACTTTTGTAATCTcctggagccaaattctgccgtGGGTGGTGGGCACACTGCTCACACTGATGCCAATGGGAACTGTGTAGGTGcaactgtgtgcagaatttaacCCTTTATGTTCAACagaaaggaccaaattctgcccagaCTCGCAGTCTATGTGACCCTATTGAGTAATATGTATGGAGTGTAAATCAATTCCCCTTTGGGACCATAAGAGAAGGAAATATTGTGATACTCAGGGTCCATACTGCCCTCATTTACACCGGAGCAAGAACtaaagaagtcaatgggagcggGGTGTGTACAGATCAGGAGAAAACCAGGCTCACAGTATATGatataagtagggccctatcaaattcatggttgtgaaaaacacatcacggactgtgaaatctggtcttttgtgtgcttttaccctatactctacagatttcacaggagagaccagcatttctcaaactgggggtcccgacccaaaaatGGGTTGTgggggagttgcaaggttatCGTAGTGGGGtcgcgggattgccacccttacttctgcgctgccttcagagctgggcggccagagggTGGAGGCTGCTGGCCAAgggtccagctctgcaggcagcagcgcagaagtaaaggtggcgaTACcctaccaggccacccttacttctgcactgctgctggtggtgacGCTGCCTTCCAAGCCAGGcgtctggccgcccagctctgcaggcagcgctactgtcagcagcagtgcagaagtaaggctggcaatacCACAATCCCCCTACAACAACCTTGCaaacccccaccctctgcccactaaaccattttgggtcaggacccccacagttacaacactgtgaaatttcagatttcaatagctgaaatcgtgacatttatgattttttaaatcctacgaCCGTGCAATTGACCAAAATGCACCGTGAATCTGATAGGGCCCCAGATATAAGCAAGGCACTATAGGTGCTGGCTTGAGAGACCTATACCCTTTAGATATCCACGAAGAGGAATAGTGTGGGCACTGGCAATTCAAAGTCTCACACGTACCCCTGCAAACATGCTTTTCTCTTCTTGGAAAGAGTATCCCTACTCATTCCTTCACCTTTCTGCTGAAACGGCCACCATCGGTGTCAAAGGGGAGCTTATGGTGGCAGTTTTTGTGATGTTAACACTTGTTGCTGCAGTTTTCACTGAAAACTACCAAACCCTTTTCACATGAGCCACCATCAGCAACCATCAGATTTGAATGACTTTTGCTCTACAAGGAATGGATTTGAAATGGTGTCCTTGAGAAACTGTTTTTAATCTATGTCTGTTTATATCACTGTAACGTGTCTGTGCTGGAGCTGATGCTATGTTGGAACTGAAGCACCAGTGACAGTTATAGCTACAATGTCTCGGCATTTCCTGTATATCAGGAGTAAAACATCATGTAGTGCAATGTGAGATACAGAGCCCTGCCTCATGCACTGTACATATGACAAGATGCGCATTACAAAATTGTAGAAATAAATGTGTGATAGCAAGTATGTGCGTAACTTGGGATTACTTACATGAagaaagttacacacatgcttaagtggttAAAACAGCAATGCTAAAAGGGTTATTTGGAAATAAAACTAGGAAACATTTAATGGGTACATGTCCTTTTCTGACTTTAGAGTTTGTTTTAAGCCATTATAAAATAGTAATGAATCATATGAATGTCCCTCCTTGCTTTTTGTAGGTATTGACCTCTGTGAAAACAGCGTCTTAAAACATCTTAGCCAGGCTAATCTAACCTTTGAACATCTCAACATTCTGATGGTGAATTTACCAGGAAAGAAAGTAAGAAAAGAAGATATTCAGCGCACTATGAAGCTGTGCAAGCCTACGGAACAAATTCCAAAGCTTCTTAACCTGTGGAGAATAAAAAACACTGATAAAGACACAATTAAGGCCCTAACGCATGGGGTAAAGCATTTGAAAGCCTACCACTTTCCCAGAAAACCTATCCAAAGTCTGAAGAAGGTGGTCAAGTTGCTTCACAGTTTTAAAATGTACCAATTATACCAAAAACTCTTTTTTGAAATGATAGGGAACCAAGTCCAATCAGTAAAAAAACGATGTGTCTAATTCAAGATATTTTTCCATTCATTCTCCACTATTTCCCCTTAATTACTGTTAGCAGTAATTAACGTAGAACATTGTTCCCCTACACTGTACGTGATTATTTATAGAAATGTATGACTGGAATGGCTCTAAGCTCTCAGAGCTTagagttttttttattataaagtcACTTCTGTAAAAGCTATAATCATTTGATGACATTTAGGTCCTGATCTGCAGCCTTTGGCATCTAAAATCGAAAagtaccactgaagtcattgagTGAGCAAAGAATGTTGGACCAGGCCTAATACAGTATTTACTATTTATATTCACTGATATAAAGGTTTTTGTTGTACATATTTATTAACTTAAATGGAAATTATATGAGACTTAAATTtagaaagagaaattaaatacAAACTATATTTTCACGATAGACTAAAATGATCAAGTATATTTTTAAGCAGAAATTATATAGCATTTCCTAAGAGATCCTACTTTCTTTACtttgtggatatttttaaaattgttacttAGTTTTATGTGTATAAGTTGTGGTATCTTTTGGTAGGTGTTGTTTAATTTATCCAAAGTTTTTAACTCAAATAGTCTGAGAAATATACCATAAATGAcctgaatatttaaatattctgtgAGAAAGTGAATGTaccatatttaaaaactggatgttCAGATACGATTGtcttattttataaaacaattaattttttcaGCTTATCTTTTGTCTGTTTATGTGGTTTCTCTCATCGGAAATGGACAAATCTGACAGAGATGTTTTCC
Coding sequences within:
- the TNFRSF11B gene encoding tumor necrosis factor receptor superfamily member 11B; translation: MSAAGCEGTGAFTASLSSVPSSLRFLPPTTMNTVLRCTLVFLDIYVKWTIQETAPPKYLHYDPVTSRQLMCDLCSPGTYVKQHCTATKKTECAPCPDQYYAEDWNSNDECQYCNVVCKELQYVKQECNSTQNRICECIEGRYLELEFCLRHTECPPGFGVVQPGTPESDTICQRCPEGFFSNETSSKAACQKHTNCSAPSHKIALKGNAIHDNVCHENTDTSTQKCGIDVTLCEEALFRFAVPEKLTPNWLNVLTDGLPGTKINAENIERIKQKRSSQEQMFQLLKLWKQQNKEQDMVKKIIQGIDLCENSVLKHLSQANLTFEHLNILMVNLPGKKVRKEDIQRTMKLCKPTEQIPKLLNLWRIKNTDKDTIKALTHGVKHLKAYHFPRKPIQSLKKVVKLLHSFKMYQLYQKLFFEMIGNQVQSVKKRCV